A DNA window from Citrobacter tructae contains the following coding sequences:
- a CDS encoding co-chaperone GroES, translating to MSIRPLHDRVIVKRKEVESKSAGGIVLTGSAAGKSTRGEIIAVGKGRILDNGTVQPLDVKVGDIVIFNDGYGVKSEKIDNEEVLIMSESDILAIVEA from the coding sequence ATGAGTATTCGTCCGTTACATGATCGTGTGATCGTCAAACGTAAAGAAGTTGAATCCAAATCTGCTGGCGGCATCGTACTGACCGGTTCTGCAGCGGGTAAATCAACTCGTGGCGAAATCATCGCTGTCGGTAAGGGCCGCATCCTGGACAACGGTACCGTACAGCCGCTGGACGTGAAAGTTGGCGACATCGTCATTTTCAACGATGGCTACGGTGTTAAATCTGAGAAGATCGACAATGAAGAAGTGTTGATCATGTCTGAAAGCGACATCCTGGCGATTGTTGAAGCTTAA